One window of the Staphylococcus equorum genome contains the following:
- a CDS encoding CHAP domain-containing protein, with product MKKRLGTMFAISAIITVAAAYEGLDNQDMTEPTNHFWSLDPMKYNTYTKGQCTHYVFEKVREDGMKIGKKWNDAKYWASYAQKSDYKVNQSPKVGSILQTTEGEYGHVAYIEQRNDNGSLEVSEMNYNKPFEISNRIITKDEVKDYKYIHPKKNASV from the coding sequence ATGAAAAAAAGACTTGGTACGATGTTTGCGATAAGTGCTATTATTACTGTTGCTGCTGCATATGAAGGATTAGATAACCAAGATATGACTGAGCCAACAAATCATTTCTGGTCATTAGATCCAATGAAATATAATACGTATACTAAAGGACAATGCACGCACTACGTCTTTGAAAAAGTAAGAGAAGATGGAATGAAAATAGGGAAGAAATGGAACGACGCAAAGTATTGGGCATCGTATGCACAAAAAAGTGACTATAAAGTCAATCAATCACCCAAGGTAGGGAGCATTTTACAGACTACTGAAGGTGAGTATGGTCATGTAGCTTATATTGAACAACGAAATGACAATGGTTCATTAGAAGTTAGTGAAATGAATTATAACAAGCCTTTTGAAATATCAAACCGAATTATAACGAAAGACGAAGTTAAAGATTATAAATATATCCATCCTAAGAAAAACGCTAGTGTTTAA
- the lspA gene encoding signal peptidase II yields the protein MKRPYYIGISLFITIVILILDQITKFIVASSMKVGETFEVIPNFLNITSHRNDGAAWGIMSGKMGFFYIITVIILVVLIVFYIKEAKHSLLMQIAISLLFAGALGNFIDRVLHGEVVDFIDTYIFGYNFPIFNVADSSLTIGVLLIIIALLTDMKNEE from the coding sequence ATGAAACGTCCGTACTATATTGGTATTTCTTTATTCATAACAATCGTTATATTAATATTAGATCAAATCACAAAATTTATTGTTGCTAGTTCAATGAAGGTTGGAGAAACATTTGAAGTTATTCCCAACTTTTTAAATATAACTTCTCACAGAAATGATGGTGCCGCTTGGGGTATTATGAGCGGGAAAATGGGCTTTTTCTATATTATTACAGTTATTATACTCGTAGTGCTCATTGTATTTTATATTAAAGAAGCAAAACACAGTTTGTTAATGCAAATCGCTATTAGTTTATTATTTGCAGGTGCTTTAGGTAACTTTATTGATCGCGTATTACACGGTGAAGTTGTTGACTTTATTGACACATATATATTTGGTTATAACTTTCCAATATTTAATGTAGCTGACTCTAGTTTGACGATAGGCGTTTTGTTAATTATTATCGCTTTGTTAACAGATATGAAGAACGAAGAATAG
- a CDS encoding uracil-xanthine permease family protein — translation MENETMFERTVKPVLDVQDRPKLGQWAFLSTQHLFAMFGSTVLVPFLTGLPISSALLASGVGTLLYILITKAKIPAYLGSSFAFITPIITGLNSHSLGDMLMALFMSGVMYVLIGLAIRLTGTAWLMHLLPPVVVGPVIMVIGLSLAPTAVNMAMFENSSEMQGYNLSYLAVAMTTLIVTIVVQGYFKGFLSLIPVLIGIVTGYILSAFMGLVNFAPIAKAKWLQFPDVYLPFKDYTPSIHMGLIIVLIPIVFVTVSEHIGHQMVINKIVGRNFFKDPGLDRSIIGDGVSTMFASLIGGPPSTTYGENIGVLAITKIYSVYVIGGAAVIAIILGFVGKFTALVSSIPTPVMGGVSILLFGIIAASGLRMLVESEVDFASNRNLVIASVILVIGIGNLVFNLNGVGINMQIEGMALAALAGIILNLILPKETPANK, via the coding sequence ATGGAAAATGAAACAATGTTTGAACGGACAGTTAAGCCAGTATTAGATGTGCAAGATAGACCTAAATTAGGACAATGGGCATTTCTAAGTACACAACATTTATTTGCGATGTTTGGCTCAACTGTACTCGTACCATTTTTAACAGGATTACCTATATCTTCAGCGTTATTAGCTTCTGGTGTTGGGACATTGTTATACATACTAATTACCAAAGCAAAGATACCAGCATACTTAGGGTCGAGCTTTGCATTTATTACACCCATTATTACAGGACTTAATTCACATAGCTTAGGTGACATGTTGATGGCGTTATTCATGAGCGGTGTAATGTATGTACTCATCGGTTTAGCAATTAGATTAACTGGAACAGCATGGTTGATGCATTTATTGCCGCCGGTTGTTGTAGGACCAGTCATTATGGTTATAGGATTAAGTTTGGCACCTACAGCAGTTAATATGGCAATGTTTGAGAATTCCTCAGAGATGCAAGGCTATAATCTGAGTTATTTAGCAGTAGCAATGACCACGTTGATAGTAACAATCGTAGTGCAAGGGTACTTCAAAGGATTCTTATCCTTGATACCTGTATTAATTGGTATCGTCACAGGTTACATCCTTTCAGCATTTATGGGACTTGTCAATTTTGCTCCAATAGCGAAAGCAAAATGGTTACAATTTCCAGACGTGTACTTGCCATTTAAAGACTACACGCCATCCATTCACATGGGACTAATCATTGTCCTGATACCTATTGTCTTTGTGACTGTAAGTGAACACATCGGTCACCAAATGGTCATTAACAAAATTGTAGGACGTAACTTTTTTAAGGATCCAGGTTTAGATCGTTCGATTATTGGTGACGGTGTTTCTACCATGTTTGCAAGTTTGATTGGCGGGCCACCGAGCACAACTTATGGTGAAAATATTGGTGTTTTAGCCATCACAAAAATTTATAGTGTATACGTCATCGGTGGCGCAGCAGTTATCGCTATTATTTTAGGATTTGTTGGTAAATTTACAGCACTCGTCTCATCTATACCTACCCCAGTAATGGGTGGTGTATCTATACTACTGTTCGGTATTATCGCAGCAAGTGGTCTAAGAATGCTAGTCGAAAGTGAAGTTGATTTTGCAAGTAACCGTAACCTTGTTATTGCATCAGTTATCCTTGTAATTGGTATTGGTAATCTCGTCTTTAACTTAAATGGCGTCGGTATCAATATGCAAATAGAAGGCATGGCATTAGCAGCTTTAGCAGGCATTATACTCAATCTTATCTTACCTAAGGAAACACCAGCGAATAAATAA
- a CDS encoding aspartate carbamoyltransferase catalytic subunit, with product MDNLLSMEHLTTNEIYELVKRASAIKKGELEPRRYEDKFVANLFFENSTRTKSSFLVAEQKLGLKLIDFETNTSSVQKGETLYDTCKTLEQVGADVLVIRHSQTTYYDELKSLNVPIINAGDGSGQHPTQSLLDIMTIYEEYQTFEGLNILICGDIKNSRVARSNFQSLTALGANVMFSSPDAWKDDSLDAPYQDIDTVIDEVDIVMLLRVQHERHTDENTTQFEVSNYHNQYGLTQARYNRLKSQAIVMHPAPVNRGVEIEDSLVEASKSRIFKQMENGMYLRMAVIDYILQSKGAETNEIINEC from the coding sequence TTGGATAACTTATTGTCGATGGAACATCTAACTACAAATGAAATATATGAATTAGTCAAACGTGCGAGTGCAATAAAAAAAGGTGAACTAGAACCTCGACGTTATGAAGATAAATTTGTAGCAAATTTATTTTTTGAAAACTCAACACGTACGAAAAGTAGTTTCTTAGTAGCAGAACAAAAATTAGGACTGAAATTAATTGATTTTGAAACAAATACATCTTCTGTTCAAAAAGGGGAAACATTATATGACACGTGTAAAACTTTAGAACAAGTAGGTGCAGATGTTCTGGTAATAAGACATTCACAAACCACTTATTATGATGAATTAAAATCGCTTAACGTACCAATTATTAATGCAGGAGATGGCAGTGGGCAACACCCGACACAAAGCTTACTAGACATCATGACAATCTATGAAGAATATCAAACTTTTGAGGGCTTAAATATTTTGATTTGTGGTGATATTAAAAACTCTCGTGTCGCTCGAAGTAATTTTCAAAGTTTAACAGCACTGGGTGCTAACGTAATGTTTTCTAGCCCAGATGCTTGGAAAGATGATTCCTTAGATGCGCCGTATCAAGATATTGATACTGTAATAGATGAGGTAGATATAGTAATGTTATTAAGAGTACAACACGAAAGACATACAGACGAGAACACAACACAATTTGAAGTAAGTAACTATCATAATCAATACGGGTTAACGCAAGCGAGATATAATAGGCTAAAATCACAAGCAATCGTGATGCATCCAGCACCAGTAAATAGAGGTGTGGAAATAGAAGATTCACTTGTAGAAGCATCAAAATCACGTATTTTCAAACAAATGGAAAATGGCATGTACTTACGCATGGCAGTTATAGATTATATTTTACAATCGAAAGGGGCAGAAACAAATGAAATTATTAACGAATGCTAA
- a CDS encoding RluA family pseudouridine synthase: MTIHEYKIENKDDAGQRIDKVLPEFNSDWSRTQIQDWIKLSLVKVNDKLIKPNYKTKLNDHIVVTEKEIVEADINPENLNLDIYYEDDDVAIVYKPKGIVVHPSAGHSTGTLVNGLMYQMKNLSGINGEVRPGIVHRIDKDTSGLLMVAKNDIAHRSLVNQLVKKTVTRKYVALVHGNIPHDYGTIEAPIGRNKNDRQSMAVVDDGKEAVTHFNVLEHFNNYTLVECELETGRTHQIRVHMKYIGFPLVGDPKYGPKKTLNIGGQALHAGIIGFEHPVTQEYIEKSTPLPEDFEQLLADIRKSDS; this comes from the coding sequence ATGACAATACATGAGTATAAGATAGAAAATAAAGATGACGCAGGCCAGCGTATCGACAAAGTATTACCTGAATTCAATTCAGATTGGTCACGTACACAGATTCAAGATTGGATAAAATTATCACTTGTAAAAGTAAATGATAAGCTAATTAAACCAAATTATAAGACGAAGTTAAACGACCATATTGTAGTAACTGAAAAAGAAATTGTAGAAGCAGACATCAATCCAGAAAATTTAAACTTAGATATATATTATGAAGACGATGATGTAGCAATCGTTTATAAACCTAAAGGTATTGTGGTGCATCCTTCAGCTGGGCATTCAACAGGGACACTTGTAAATGGTTTAATGTATCAAATGAAAAATTTATCTGGCATTAATGGTGAAGTACGTCCAGGTATCGTACATCGTATTGATAAAGATACATCTGGTCTATTAATGGTAGCCAAAAATGATATTGCACATCGTAGTTTAGTGAATCAATTAGTTAAGAAAACTGTGACACGTAAATACGTAGCGCTTGTTCATGGGAATATACCGCATGATTATGGTACGATAGAGGCACCAATTGGTAGAAATAAAAATGATCGTCAATCAATGGCCGTTGTTGATGATGGTAAAGAAGCAGTTACACATTTTAATGTATTAGAGCATTTTAATAATTATACTTTAGTAGAATGTGAATTAGAAACAGGGCGTACACACCAAATACGTGTACATATGAAGTATATTGGATTTCCACTTGTAGGCGATCCGAAATATGGACCAAAGAAAACCTTGAATATTGGCGGGCAAGCGCTACATGCCGGTATCATTGGTTTTGAACATCCAGTGACGCAAGAATATATTGAAAAGTCTACACCACTTCCTGAGGATTTTGAACAATTATTAGCAGATATTCGTAAAAGTGACAGCTAA
- the pyrR gene encoding bifunctional pyr operon transcriptional regulator/uracil phosphoribosyltransferase PyrR: MSERVIMDEAAIQRTVTRIAHEILEYNKGTDNLILLGIKTRGAFLARRIQQKIERIEEKLVPTGTIDITQFRDDLEQTINEAEESAYEIDVNITNQVVIIIDDVLYTGRTVRASLDAVLQYARPKKIGLATLVDRGHRELPIRADFVGKNIPTAREEAVAVFLEEIDDRNAVVIE; this comes from the coding sequence ATGTCAGAACGAGTTATTATGGATGAAGCAGCGATTCAAAGAACGGTGACACGTATTGCACATGAAATTTTAGAATATAACAAAGGTACTGATAATTTAATATTGTTAGGTATTAAAACGCGCGGTGCATTTTTAGCACGACGTATTCAACAAAAAATTGAGCGCATAGAAGAGAAACTTGTGCCAACTGGAACAATTGATATCACTCAATTTAGAGATGATTTAGAACAGACAATAAACGAAGCTGAAGAAAGCGCATATGAAATTGATGTTAATATTACAAATCAAGTCGTAATTATCATTGATGATGTTTTATATACAGGACGAACAGTCAGGGCCTCCTTAGACGCAGTGTTACAGTACGCTAGACCTAAGAAAATAGGTTTAGCTACACTAGTAGATCGAGGACATCGAGAATTACCGATACGTGCAGACTTTGTTGGTAAAAACATACCAACAGCAAGGGAAGAAGCTGTGGCAGTTTTTCTTGAAGAAATTGATGATAGAAATGCAGTAGTAATTGAATAG
- the ileS gene encoding isoleucine--tRNA ligase, with protein MDYKETLLMPKTDFPMRGGLPNKEPKIQEEWEAQNIYQKVLDKNEGNPSYILHDGPPYANGNLHMGHALNKILKDMMIRYKSMRGFYAPYVPGWDTHGLPIEQALTKKGVKRKELSIAEFRKKCEAFALEQIENQKKDFKRLGVKGDFDNPYITLKPEYEAAQIRLFGEMADKGLIYKGKKPVYWSPSSESSLAEAEIEYQDKRSASIFVAFDVKDGKGVVDSDAKFIIWTTTPWTLPSNVAITVHPDLTYGQYNVNGKKYIIGKDLASDVVEALGWDENTLELEKEFKGSELEYVETQHPFVDRVSLVINGLHVTTDAGTGCVHTAPGHGEDDYVVGQKYKLPVISPVDDKGVFTEEAGQFEGMFYDKANKAITDVLKEKDALLNLEFITHSYPHDWRTKKPVIFRATPQWFASIDKVRQDILDAIEVTDFKVDWGKTRIFNMIRDRGEWVISRQRVWGVPLPVFYAENGDIIMTNETVNHVADLFEEFGSNVWFERDAKDLLPEGFTHPSSPNGEFTKETDIMDVWFDSGSSHRGVLEGRPELSYPADLYIEGSDQYRGWFNSSITTSVATRGKSPYKMLLSHGFVMDGSGKKMSKSLGNVIVPDQIVKQKGADIARLWVSSVDYLADVRISDEILKQTSDVYRKIRNTLRFMLGNVNDYNPATDALAEADLLEVDKYLLNRLREFTANTLDHYDNYDYLDIYQEVQNFINVELSNFYLDYGKDILYIEERDSHKRRSMQTVLYQIVVDMTKLLAPILVHTAEEVWSHIPHVEEESIHLTRMPERAEVDREFLDRWNTFMDLRDDVNRALEVARGEKVIGKSLEAKVVIGSNDNFDATSFLQQFSDLQQLFITSQAEVVESVENGVAYQYGDIRIEHAHGEKCQRCWNYSEELGSVGELEDLCPRCQEVVKTLV; from the coding sequence CTAATGGTAATTTGCATATGGGACATGCACTGAATAAAATCTTAAAAGACATGATGATTAGATATAAATCAATGCGTGGGTTTTATGCACCTTACGTCCCAGGTTGGGATACGCATGGTTTACCTATTGAACAAGCACTAACTAAAAAAGGTGTTAAACGTAAAGAATTATCTATTGCTGAATTCAGAAAAAAATGTGAAGCATTTGCTTTAGAACAAATTGAAAATCAGAAAAAAGATTTTAAACGTTTAGGTGTTAAAGGTGATTTTGATAATCCATATATCACGTTAAAACCAGAATATGAAGCAGCACAAATTCGTTTATTTGGCGAAATGGCAGATAAAGGGTTAATTTACAAAGGCAAAAAACCTGTATATTGGTCACCATCAAGTGAATCTTCACTTGCAGAAGCAGAAATTGAATATCAAGATAAACGTTCAGCGTCTATCTTTGTAGCGTTTGATGTTAAAGATGGTAAAGGCGTTGTAGATTCAGATGCGAAATTCATCATTTGGACAACAACACCATGGACATTACCTTCTAACGTGGCGATTACAGTACATCCTGATTTAACTTATGGTCAATATAATGTGAACGGTAAAAAATACATTATCGGTAAAGACTTAGCGAGTGATGTTGTTGAAGCATTAGGCTGGGATGAAAATACGCTTGAATTAGAAAAAGAATTTAAAGGTAGCGAATTAGAGTATGTGGAGACACAACATCCATTTGTTGACCGAGTTTCATTGGTTATCAATGGCTTACATGTTACTACTGATGCTGGTACAGGTTGTGTGCATACAGCACCTGGTCATGGTGAAGATGACTATGTCGTTGGTCAGAAGTACAAATTACCAGTAATTAGCCCAGTTGATGATAAAGGTGTCTTTACAGAAGAAGCTGGTCAATTTGAAGGTATGTTCTATGACAAAGCCAATAAAGCAATTACGGATGTGTTAAAAGAAAAAGATGCTTTATTAAATTTAGAGTTTATCACACATAGTTATCCTCATGATTGGCGTACGAAAAAACCTGTTATCTTCAGAGCAACGCCACAATGGTTTGCATCTATTGATAAAGTTCGTCAAGACATCTTAGATGCAATTGAAGTAACTGATTTTAAAGTAGATTGGGGTAAAACACGTATTTTCAATATGATCCGTGACCGTGGTGAATGGGTTATTTCACGTCAACGTGTCTGGGGTGTTCCTCTACCAGTATTTTATGCTGAAAATGGTGACATCATCATGACAAACGAAACTGTTAATCATGTTGCAGATTTATTTGAAGAATTTGGTTCTAATGTTTGGTTTGAACGTGATGCAAAAGACTTACTACCAGAAGGATTTACACATCCAAGTAGTCCAAACGGTGAATTTACTAAAGAAACAGATATTATGGATGTTTGGTTTGATTCTGGTTCATCTCACAGAGGCGTTTTAGAAGGGCGTCCTGAATTATCTTATCCAGCAGATTTATACATTGAAGGTAGTGACCAATACCGTGGTTGGTTTAACTCATCAATTACAACTTCTGTTGCGACAAGAGGTAAATCACCATATAAAATGCTCTTATCTCACGGCTTTGTTATGGACGGCTCAGGTAAAAAAATGAGTAAATCATTAGGTAACGTTATTGTGCCAGATCAAATTGTTAAACAAAAAGGTGCAGATATTGCACGACTGTGGGTAAGTAGTGTTGATTACTTAGCTGACGTTCGTATCTCAGATGAAATTTTAAAACAAACTTCTGATGTGTATCGTAAAATCAGAAATACATTAAGATTTATGTTAGGTAACGTGAATGATTATAATCCTGCTACTGATGCATTAGCTGAAGCAGATTTATTAGAAGTAGATAAATATTTATTAAATAGACTACGTGAATTTACAGCAAATACTTTAGATCATTATGATAACTATGATTACTTAGATATCTATCAAGAAGTTCAAAACTTTATTAACGTAGAATTAAGTAATTTCTATTTAGATTATGGTAAAGATATTTTATATATTGAAGAACGTGATTCTCATAAACGTCGTAGTATGCAAACAGTGTTATACCAAATTGTAGTGGATATGACGAAATTATTAGCACCAATCTTAGTGCATACTGCTGAAGAAGTTTGGTCTCATATTCCGCATGTTGAAGAAGAAAGTATTCACTTAACTCGTATGCCAGAACGAGCTGAAGTAGACCGTGAATTTTTAGATAGATGGAATACATTTATGGATTTACGTGATGATGTTAACCGTGCATTAGAAGTAGCACGTGGTGAAAAAGTAATTGGTAAATCATTAGAAGCAAAAGTTGTAATCGGTAGCAATGACAACTTTGATGCAACATCATTTTTACAACAATTCTCTGATTTACAGCAGTTATTTATTACTTCTCAAGCAGAAGTAGTGGAATCAGTTGAAAATGGTGTGGCTTATCAATATGGTGATATCCGTATTGAACACGCGCATGGTGAAAAATGTCAACGTTGTTGGAATTATAGTGAAGAACTAGGCTCAGTTGGCGAACTTGAAGACTTATGTCCACGTTGCCAAGAAGTCGTTAAAACACTCGTATAA
- a CDS encoding VOC family protein, translated as MFHSQSAHFVNGITLNVRDKDEMKQFYENIIGMNVVNESYSTIQYEIGNLNHFMTFNQVIQGREPLRSEAGLFHLAIKLPAKTDLADLLVQIDESGIPVHGGEHDVTTSLYLEDPEGNGLEFYVDNPIEDWLFEGEKVVLETQPINVPNLLAYTSNEKWQGIPDESVIGYLNLKSIDLSKVKQYYNNYFGLETSSLETDGAFYLSSNGYHQHLVVNNWLSSIKRIENNRTYGLAIIDFHYPETTHKLLTGPDGIQFRFNYNKVV; from the coding sequence ATGTTCCATAGTCAAAGCGCGCATTTTGTAAATGGCATTACATTAAATGTTAGAGATAAAGATGAAATGAAACAATTTTATGAAAACATCATAGGTATGAATGTGGTAAATGAATCTTATTCAACAATCCAATATGAGATTGGTAATTTAAATCATTTTATGACTTTTAACCAGGTTATACAGGGCAGAGAGCCGTTACGTTCAGAAGCAGGATTATTTCACTTGGCAATCAAGTTACCTGCTAAGACAGACCTTGCAGATTTGCTTGTACAAATAGATGAGTCTGGTATTCCAGTACACGGTGGGGAGCATGATGTGACAACCTCATTATATTTAGAAGACCCTGAAGGTAATGGTTTAGAATTTTATGTTGATAATCCAATTGAAGACTGGTTATTTGAAGGTGAAAAAGTAGTGCTTGAAACGCAACCGATTAACGTGCCTAATCTATTAGCGTATACTTCAAATGAAAAATGGCAAGGTATACCTGATGAAAGTGTTATTGGTTATTTGAATTTAAAATCAATTGATTTAAGCAAAGTTAAGCAGTACTATAATAATTATTTCGGACTTGAAACATCATCATTAGAAACAGATGGCGCATTTTACTTATCCTCTAATGGTTATCATCAACATTTAGTGGTTAATAATTGGTTATCTAGTATTAAACGAATTGAGAATAATAGAACGTATGGTTTAGCAATTATTGATTTTCATTACCCTGAGACTACGCACAAATTATTAACAGGACCAGATGGTATACAATTTCGATTTAATTATAATAAGGTCGTGTGA